The following coding sequences are from one Granulicella sp. L56 window:
- a CDS encoding rhomboid family intramembrane serine protease, with the protein MPRSGPMSLALPPFAGATRRLVFANLIAFFGFALFGWVAPRPVGILLGHLALVPAAVFRGEVWQLITYGFMPMGILGTLFAMLTLWFIGAYLEDMRGSRWLMELYLFSTAAGALLASLLTLVHLFGLRPELIALGAWSPIFALMVAFSVIAGDQEILFFFFIRMKAKYLVWIYIVFCIAILLKGDDRFGALTELSGALMGYVFTRFAPRRGLALGLSERYFGVRNDYYRWKRRRAAKKFQVYMRKQNREVHFDKDGRYVDPDELRKDPNDKRWMN; encoded by the coding sequence ATGCCCCGTTCCGGCCCCATGTCGTTAGCGCTACCTCCCTTTGCAGGGGCGACGCGCCGCCTTGTCTTTGCCAACCTCATCGCGTTCTTCGGCTTTGCCTTATTCGGATGGGTGGCACCGCGCCCGGTCGGCATTCTGCTCGGGCATCTTGCCCTTGTTCCCGCTGCCGTGTTCCGTGGCGAGGTCTGGCAACTGATCACCTATGGCTTTATGCCGATGGGCATTCTGGGCACACTCTTCGCCATGCTGACGCTGTGGTTTATCGGCGCTTACCTCGAAGACATGCGCGGCTCTCGCTGGCTGATGGAGCTTTATCTTTTCTCCACCGCCGCCGGGGCGCTGCTCGCATCGCTGCTGACGCTGGTGCATCTCTTCGGGCTTCGGCCGGAGCTGATCGCGCTGGGCGCCTGGTCGCCGATCTTCGCGCTGATGGTGGCCTTCTCGGTCATCGCCGGCGATCAGGAGATATTGTTCTTCTTTTTTATCCGCATGAAGGCGAAGTACCTCGTCTGGATTTATATCGTCTTCTGCATCGCGATTCTCCTCAAAGGCGACGACCGCTTCGGCGCACTCACCGAGCTTTCGGGCGCGCTCATGGGCTATGTCTTTACAAGATTTGCACCGCGCCGGGGATTGGCTCTCGGGCTGAGTGAACGCTACTTCGGTGTGAGGAACGATTATTACCGTTGGAAGCGACGCCGGGCTGCGAAGAAGTTCCAGGTCTACATGCGCAAGCAGAACCGCGAGGTCCACTTCGACAAGGACGGCCGCTACGTCGATCCCGACGAGCTGCGCAAAGACCCTAACGATAAGCGCTGGATGAATTAA
- the aspS gene encoding aspartate--tRNA ligase, with amino-acid sequence MLDFLGNLQRTHKCGELRVEQDGQDVVLMGWVNRRRDHGNLIFLDVRDRTGITQVVLDKEISGEAHAKAEAARSEYVVAVKGKVRRREAGLENPNMATGGIEVVAHELLLLNEAKTPPFSPAEDAIANEEVRLKYRYLDLRRVEMQKNFKMRHDVARAVRNYLSDEGFLEIETPFMTRSTPEGARDYLVPSRVHAGSFYALPQSPQIFKQILMISGFDKYFQIARCFRDEDLRADRQPEFTQIDLEMTFPQQATIFHVVEGFLTAAFKAAGIALTTPFVQMTYDEAIKNYGIDKPDMRLPAMISLSDELTPELRETLKIEQALPVLGFVIPGVGALSGTARKGLLEEVRGGFGDSGLDLLDVVRLKTNATFAPLAATIETKLAAAPDDLLVVVTPKLGTPAKWNHDPQWIYKRVGALRLQLAQKFADKHGRFVKTGTEADYKFAWVTDFPMYEWDEEAKVWNAAHHPFTSPHEEDIKAGRLTNDKGAVRALAYDIVLNGTELGSGSIRIHRQDVQAEIFRSLGMSDAEAKERFGFFLDALEYGTPPHGGIALGLDRIVMILAGASSLREVIAFPKTAKAIDLMVDAPTPVSDQQMRELHLRTVTRT; translated from the coding sequence GTGCTTGATTTTCTAGGGAATTTGCAGCGCACGCACAAGTGCGGAGAGCTTCGTGTAGAGCAGGATGGCCAGGACGTTGTCCTGATGGGATGGGTGAACCGTCGGCGCGACCATGGCAACCTGATCTTTCTCGATGTGCGCGACCGCACCGGCATCACGCAGGTGGTTCTGGATAAAGAGATCTCGGGCGAGGCCCATGCCAAGGCTGAGGCGGCGCGGTCGGAGTACGTTGTCGCGGTAAAGGGAAAGGTGCGGCGGCGCGAGGCTGGCCTTGAGAATCCGAATATGGCGACGGGCGGCATTGAAGTCGTCGCGCACGAGCTGCTGCTGCTGAACGAGGCGAAGACGCCTCCGTTCTCTCCTGCGGAAGATGCGATTGCGAACGAAGAGGTGCGGCTGAAGTATCGCTATCTCGACCTGCGACGGGTGGAGATGCAGAAGAACTTCAAGATGCGGCACGATGTGGCGCGGGCGGTTCGCAACTATCTCTCCGACGAAGGATTTCTGGAGATCGAGACGCCGTTCATGACGCGCTCCACGCCTGAGGGCGCACGCGATTATCTCGTTCCCAGCCGCGTTCATGCGGGCAGCTTCTATGCGCTGCCGCAGTCGCCGCAGATCTTCAAGCAGATCCTGATGATCTCGGGCTTCGATAAATACTTTCAGATTGCGCGCTGCTTCCGCGACGAGGACCTGCGCGCAGACCGCCAGCCGGAGTTCACGCAGATCGACCTGGAGATGACGTTTCCGCAGCAGGCGACGATCTTTCATGTGGTCGAAGGATTTCTGACCGCTGCATTCAAGGCTGCGGGTATCGCGCTGACGACTCCGTTTGTGCAGATGACGTATGACGAAGCGATCAAGAACTACGGCATCGACAAGCCGGATATGCGGCTGCCTGCGATGATCTCGCTGAGCGACGAGCTGACGCCCGAACTGCGCGAGACGTTGAAGATTGAACAGGCTTTGCCCGTGCTGGGATTTGTGATTCCCGGCGTTGGGGCGTTGAGCGGCACGGCACGCAAGGGGCTGCTTGAGGAGGTTCGTGGTGGCTTCGGCGACAGCGGACTCGACCTGCTGGATGTCGTGCGGTTGAAGACGAATGCTACGTTCGCTCCGCTGGCTGCGACGATTGAAACAAAGCTGGCTGCTGCGCCGGATGACCTGCTTGTCGTGGTGACGCCGAAGCTGGGAACCCCGGCGAAGTGGAACCACGATCCGCAATGGATCTACAAGCGTGTCGGCGCGCTGCGGCTGCAACTGGCGCAGAAGTTCGCCGACAAGCATGGCCGCTTCGTGAAGACTGGTACCGAGGCCGACTACAAGTTTGCGTGGGTCACCGACTTCCCGATGTACGAGTGGGACGAGGAGGCGAAGGTGTGGAACGCAGCGCACCATCCGTTCACCTCGCCGCACGAAGAGGACATCAAAGCTGGACGGCTGACCAATGACAAGGGCGCAGTGCGTGCGCTGGCTTACGACATCGTGCTCAACGGCACGGAGCTTGGATCGGGTTCGATCCGTATCCATCGCCAGGATGTGCAGGCGGAGATCTTCCGCTCGCTGGGCATGTCAGATGCAGAAGCTAAAGAGCGGTTCGGTTTCTTCCTCGACGCGCTGGAGTACGGCACGCCTCCGCACGGCGGCATCGCGCTTGGCCTCGACCGCATCGTGATGATCCTGGCCGGAGCAAGCAGCCTTCGCGAAGTCATCGCCTTCCCGAAGACGGCAAAGGCGATTGATCTGATGGTCGATGCACCGACTCCAGTGAGCGACCAGCAGATGCGCGAACTGCATCTGAGAACGGTTACGCGCACTTAG
- the hisS gene encoding histidine--tRNA ligase, protein MAILKAVRGTRDLLPSETALWNRVEATARAVFARYGFGEIRTPIFEATELFARGVGEETDIVSKEMYTWEDGERFDDKAFINAWAKVQLEEKKLYFEEAHTLMPDLNKLGVQRILGRVDPAKLEFVCFRFKVTAEAIEVLTKAKQALQTDSRFKHSADADYFRPFGPGLRLVVPAGSAKPHFNTGEVQIEEFAGDFFKSAQSLTLRPENTAGVVRAYIEHKLADTGMLQKLFYIGPQFRRERPQRGRYRQFWQIGAEVLGPAWSGSDSALRDAEVLEMLATFLDELGVKGWRLALNSVGSATDRPRYVAALREALAPVKHLMCEDNQRRAETNPLRVLDSKDPNDQEIINGLPKIADYLDDASREHFEQVKAALDACGVAYTVEPRLVRGLDYYTRTTFEFTVPDGSGLGTQNALLGGGRYDGLSEMLGGPKAPGIGFAIGEDRLILTLQAQAEAAAEKKLDVFIAPMGVERNAEALRLAQELRRAGLSVEVGDGTFRLKKSFEAADKLARRMVILGEDEVASGILTVKDFAAGEQTKVPRSELAEALRR, encoded by the coding sequence ATGGCAATTTTGAAAGCAGTGCGCGGGACACGGGACCTGTTGCCGTCGGAGACGGCGTTGTGGAACCGGGTGGAGGCTACGGCGCGGGCGGTCTTCGCTCGCTATGGATTCGGTGAGATTCGGACGCCGATCTTCGAGGCGACGGAGTTGTTTGCGCGGGGCGTAGGCGAGGAGACGGATATCGTCTCGAAGGAGATGTACACATGGGAAGATGGGGAGCGCTTTGATGATAAGGCGTTTATCAATGCCTGGGCCAAAGTACAACTCGAAGAGAAGAAGCTTTATTTCGAAGAAGCTCACACTCTCATGCCCGATCTCAACAAACTAGGTGTACAGCGAATCCTAGGAAGGGTTGATCCGGCAAAGCTCGAATTCGTATGCTTCCGTTTCAAAGTAACTGCAGAAGCTATTGAAGTTCTAACGAAAGCAAAACAGGCACTTCAGACAGATAGCCGTTTCAAACATTCTGCCGATGCCGACTATTTTCGGCCCTTTGGGCCAGGGCTTCGACTAGTTGTTCCCGCAGGTTCTGCAAAGCCGCACTTTAATACAGGAGAAGTTCAGATTGAGGAGTTCGCGGGAGATTTCTTCAAATCCGCACAGAGCCTGACCCTGCGGCCTGAGAATACGGCTGGCGTTGTTCGCGCTTATATCGAACACAAGCTGGCCGATACCGGGATGCTGCAGAAGCTCTTCTATATAGGACCGCAGTTTCGGCGCGAGCGTCCGCAGCGGGGGCGGTACCGGCAGTTCTGGCAGATTGGCGCGGAGGTGCTGGGACCGGCGTGGTCTGGCTCGGACAGCGCGTTGCGCGATGCCGAAGTGCTGGAGATGCTGGCTACCTTTCTCGATGAGCTTGGAGTAAAGGGTTGGCGGCTGGCTTTGAACTCTGTGGGCTCTGCGACGGACAGGCCGAGGTATGTCGCGGCGCTGCGTGAGGCGCTGGCTCCGGTGAAGCACCTGATGTGCGAGGACAATCAGCGGCGTGCGGAGACGAATCCGCTGCGGGTGCTGGATTCGAAGGACCCGAACGATCAGGAGATTATCAACGGGCTGCCGAAGATTGCGGACTACCTCGACGACGCTTCGCGGGAGCACTTCGAGCAGGTGAAGGCGGCGCTCGATGCCTGCGGCGTGGCGTACACCGTCGAACCGCGGCTGGTGCGCGGGCTGGATTACTACACGCGTACGACCTTCGAGTTCACCGTGCCCGATGGCAGCGGTCTGGGCACGCAGAATGCCCTGCTGGGCGGCGGCCGCTACGACGGCCTGAGCGAGATGCTGGGAGGCCCCAAGGCTCCGGGGATTGGCTTTGCCATCGGCGAAGACCGGCTGATTTTGACCCTGCAGGCCCAGGCTGAGGCTGCTGCGGAGAAGAAGCTCGACGTATTTATTGCTCCGATGGGCGTGGAGCGGAATGCGGAGGCGCTGCGGCTGGCGCAGGAGCTGCGGCGAGCAGGGCTTTCGGTCGAGGTCGGCGATGGAACGTTTCGCCTGAAGAAGTCCTTCGAGGCAGCGGACAAACTGGCGCGGCGGATGGTCATTCTCGGCGAGGACGAGGTTGCGTCCGGTATTCTGACAGTGAAGGACTTTGCGGCTGGCGAGCAGACCAAGGTTCCGCGCAGCGAACTGGCTGAGGCTTTGCGCCGGTAA